The genome window ACGCCGCTGGACCCCGACTGCGGCTGCGCCGTATGCCGGCAGTTCACCCGCGCGTACGTGCGGCACCTCTTCGCCGCAGAGGAGATGCTCGCGGCGCGGCTCGCGACGTTCCACAGCCTCGCGTTCTATCTCGGGATGATGCGCGACATGCGCGCCGCGATCGTCGAGGGCCGGTTTGGAGCGTGGCGCGCCGCGTTCCTCGCGAAGTACGAGGCGGGAGGCGGCAGCGGCGTCGAGACGGACGAGCGCGGGGCGGAGCAGGCCTGATGCGCCGGGAGGAACGATGGACCACGGGAAGCTGATCGAGGCGGTCGCCACGCCGACCGGCGGGAAGATCGTGCTCGTCGTCGCCGACGGGCTCGGCGGACTGCCGCACCCCACGACGGGGCTCACCGAGCTCGAGACGGCGCGGACGCCGAATCTCGACGCGCTGGCGGCCGAGGGCGTGACGGGGCTGCACGTGCCGATCGCGCCTGGCATCTCGCCGGGAAGCGGCCCGGCGCACATGGCGCTCTTCGGGTACGACCCGGTGCGCTATCTGATCGGCCGCGGGGTGCTCGAGGCGCTCGGCATCGGGTTCGAGCTCAAGGCGGGCGACGTGGCCGCGCGCCTGAACTTCGCGACGGTGGACGCCCACGGGCGCATCACCGACAGGCGGGCGGGGAGGATCTCGAACGAGAAGTGCGTCGAGCTGTGCTCGAGGCTCGATGCGATCGAGCTTCCCGGCGTCCGGCTCTTCGTGCGCCCCGTGAAGGAGCACCGCGCGGTCGCCGTGCTGAGGGGCGATGGGCTCGCGGGCGGTCTCAACGACACCGACCCGCAGCGCACGGGCGTGCCGCCGCTTCCGCTGACGGCGACGGACCCCGGCCAGAGGCGGACCGCGGAGCTTCTGACGCTCTTCGTCGAGCGCGCGCGAGAGATGCTGAAGGCCGAGCCGAAGGCCAACGCCGTCACGCTCCGCGGCATCGCAGCGCGCGACCCGATCCCGACGTTCGGGGAGCGCTACCGGATGCGCGCCGCCGCCGTCGCCGAGTACCCGATGTATCGCGGCGTCGCCGGGCTCGTGGGGATGACGGTGCTCGACGCGGCGCCGCCGGGGGAGGTGGCGGCGGCGGTGGGCAGGGCGTTCGCGGACTTCGACTTCTTCTTCGTGCACTTCAAGAAGACGGACTCCACTGGCGAGGACGGGAGCTTCGATGCCAAGGTGGCCGCGACCGAGCGGCTTGACGCCCTCGTGCCGTCGCTCGTCGCGCTTGGGCCGGACGTTCTCGTCGTCACCGGCGACCACTCGACCCCGTCGGCACTCGCATCGCACAGCTGGCATCCGGTTCCGGTGGTGCTTCGGGCGAAGTCCGCGCGGCGCGACGCCGTGCGCGCGTTCGGGGAGTCGCAGTGCCTCGCCGGCGGCCTCGGCACCGTGCGCGCCGTGGACCTCATGCCGCTCATGATGGCGCACGCCGGGAGGCTCCTGAAGTTCGGGGCGTAGGGGGAGACGTGGCGCGCCGCGGCCGTTCGAGCGAGGCGTCCCGCCCCGCCGGTCCGCGCGAGCTTCTGCTCGCGGCACTCGGCGGCGGGTGCCTCGTGCTCGCGTTCCCGCCCGTTGACCTGCTCCCCGCCGCGTTCGTCGGCCTCGTGCCTCTCCTCTGGGTGCTTCGCGGCACGCGGCCCACGGGCTTCTGGAGCGCCTTCCGCCCGGGGCTCATCGCGGGCATCGCGTTCTTCGCTCCGCTTCTCTACTGGCTCGTCAACCTCTCCTCGCTCGACATGGACAACCCCGTGCTCATGTCGGGCCCGCTCGTCCTGCTCGTTCTCCTGCAGGCCTCGTACTGGGGGCTCTTCTCGGCGGCGGCGTACTGGGTGCGCGGGAGGACGCGCGTGCCGGACTGGGTGAGCCTGCCGGTTCTGTGGGTCGCGTGCGAGCAGCTCCGCTCGCTCGGCGTGCTCGGCTTCACGTGGGGGGCGCTCGGATACGCGGGCGTCGCGTGGCCCCGGGCGATCCAGTTCGCATCGATCACCGGGCTCTTCGGCGTGTCGCTGTGGTTCGCGCTCGGGAGCGCGCTCGTTCTCGAGGCGGCGGCAGGCGTCACGCGTCGCGCTCGCGCCGTCGCGTGGCTCGTTGTCCTTGTCGCGCTCCCCGTCGCTCACGGCTCGCTCGTGCTGGCGCGCGCGCCGGTCGGCGCGGCGGCGCGCGGCATGCCCACGGCGCGCATCGCCGTCGTGCAGCCGAACATCGACGCGAAGAAGAAGTGGGACGCCGAGTTCCGCGACGAGAGCTTCCGCGTGCTCCGCGAGCTCTCGCTCGAGGCCGCGGGGTTGCGGCCCGACCTCATCGTGTGGCCGGAGACGGCCGCGCCGAGCTACCTCTCCCGAGAGCCCAAGGACATGGAGAAGGTGGCGTCCGTGGCGCGCGAGACGGGGTCGTGGGTGCTCACGGGGTTTCCCGACATGCGGGACGACCCGGAGGCGCACCGCGGGTTCCGCGCGTACAACGCCGTCGTGCTCGTGAGCCCCCTGGGCGACCCCGTGGGTCGCTACGACAAGATCCACCTCGTGCCGTTCGGCGAGTTCATCCCGTTCGAGACCGTCATCCCGGCGCTTCGCACCGTGGACTTCGGCGAGGCCGACTTCAGCCCCGGGACGGAGCGCGTCGTTCTGAGCGCCGGGCCTGTGGACGCCGCCGCGCTCATCTGCTTCGAGTCCATCTTCCCGCGGCTCGTGACCGGGTTCGTGGCGCGCGGTGCGACGCTCCTCGTGAACGTCACGAACGACGTGTGGTACGGAAGGACCTCGATGCCCTTCCAGCACGCCTCCATGGCCGTCATGCGCGCGATCGAGAACCGGAGGAGCCTCGCGCGCAGCGCCAACAGCGGCGTCTCTCTGCTCGTGGATCCCTACGGGCGCACCGTCTCGCGGCTCGGGATCTTCGAGCGGGGCGTCCTCGTGGGCGACCTGCCCCTCGTCTCTTCGCGGACTCCCTACGCCCTGCTCGGCGACGTCGTCGGGTGGGGCGCCCTCACGCTGGCCGCGCTTCTCGCGACGCTTCCCCTGCTGATGCGCGGCCGCCGGCCTTGCCGCACTCGCCCGGTCTGAACCCCGGAACACCCAACACACACGTGGTCAAGAAGGCCTCTTGAGCGGGATCGGACGCGGCCGTCGCACGCGCCTGCACGCCCCGCAGGACAGCCCCTCCATGGCATGGAAGTTGCAGAAGGCCAGTGGGCTTCCTGGACCAGGCCGCGGGGGGACGCGGCAGGGGGGGTGCACGCAGTCCATGCGTACGCGCGAGACTCCATCGGCCGCCGGCCGATTCGGCCATTGCCGTCGCCGCAACGCCGGGCCCAGGCCCGAGCGCGGCGGCGTCCTGGTCATCGTGCTGGCCATCGTCGCCGCGGTGCTGCTCATCGGGGTCGCGCTCTTCGTTCTTGGAGGTGGTGAGAGCGGCATCGTCGAGCATCGCGTGGACTCCGTGCGAGCCTTCTACCTGGCGGAGGCCGGTCTCGACCGGGCGAAGTCGTGGCTCGAGGCCCTCGCTCAGCAGGACCCGCCGTCGTTTCCCGCGAGCGGGGCGTTCAACGACCAGTGGCTCGGCGGAGGCGAGTACGACGTCACGATCACGAAGGTGGCCTCGGGGGGGCCGTGGGTCACGTCGTACGACGTCGTCTCGACCGCCGCGGTGGACGGCGCCGTGCGCCAGGTGCGGGCGCGGCTCCAGAACGAGACCTTCGCGCAGTACGTCTACTACGCCGACGAGCCCAGCCAGATCTGGTTCACGAGCCGCGACAGCCTTCACGGAAGGGTGCACGTCAACGGGACCATGTACATCAGCGGCGCTCCGTGGTTCGGCATGAAGGTGACCTCGACCGCGAGCAGCTTCACGATGTACCAGGGCAGCACGCCGACCTTCGCGGGCGGCTACGAGCTGGGCGTTGACCCCATCCCGCTGCCGGCGCCGGCCAATCTCATCGCGACGCTGTCGTCCTACTCGCAGTCCGGCGGGATCTACGGGGCCCCGCTCTCCGGCTCGAACGCGAAGTACGAGGTCGAGCTCGGCAGGAACGGCAACATGGGCACCGTGAGCTACCGCGCCTACCGTCTCGTCAGCGGCTCATACCAGTGGAGCGGGTGGACGAACGTCGTCATCGGTTCGACGAACGGCATCGCGTGGCTCAGCGCGCCGGTGGACATCAAGGGGACGCTCGACGGGCAGATCACGATCGGTTCCACCGGCGACATCAACATCATGGACAACCTCCTGTACCTCGACTCCACGCCTGGGCACGGGCCGAACCCGGGCTGCGACGACATCCTCGGACTCGTGTCCGCCAAGAACGTCGTGGTGTGGGACAGCGCGCCGAACCTCGCCGACTGCGAGATCCACGCGCACATGATCGCGCTCGACAAGTCGTTCGGGGCGCGGAACTACGATCAGGGGTCGCCGAGAGGTGACCTGACCATCTGGGGCGGGTTCGCCCAGAAGAAGGTCGGCGCCATCGGCCAGTTCCAGCACGGCGGCGGGATCATCCACGGCTACAGCAAGGACTACCACTACGACATGCGCCTCATGAGCATGTCGCCGCCGGGGTTCCCCCCGACGGGGAAGTACATCCAGACGACGTGGCGGGAAGTCGTCCCGCCGGAGTTGTGACCATGACGACGAAGAAGCAGCGGGAGGGCGGCCTCGCCGCACGGGCCCTCTCGAGCCAGACCGGCGTCGCGCTGGTCACGGTGATGGCCATCGTGTCGGCCGTCCTGCTGCTCGGCGTGGCGCTCTTCACGCTCGGCGTCGGTGAGGGCGACCTGGTGCAGAACGCCGTAGACACGGCTCGGGCGTTCTACCTCGCCGAGTCGGGGCTCGTGCATGGGAGGTCGGTGCTTGAGGGGCTTGCGTCGCAGAGTCCCGCGACGTACCCGACGGACTTCACGCTCAACCCCGTCACGGTCGGCGGCGGAACCTACACCGTCGGCGTCACGCGCCGGTCCGCGTTCAACCCGTGGGTGCACGAGTACGCGGTCGAGTCCACGGGCAGCGTCGGCGGCGCGACGGCGACGGTCCGCGGCATCATCAGGAACGAGACCTTCGCCCAGTACCTGTTCTACGCGCACCACTCCGACGACGTGTGGTTCGCCACCGGCGACACGCTCGACGGGCGCGTGCACGTCAACGGCCACCTGAAGGTGAGCGGGAGCCCCTGGTTCGGCATGAAGGTGACCTCGTCGAGGGACAACATGATCGTCTACCAGGGCAGCACGCCCACGTTCATGGGCGGCTATGAGCTGGGCGTCCCGGAGGTCCCGCTCCCCACGTCTGCGGCGTTCATGGCCGACCTGAGCAGCAAGGCGGCCGCCGGCGGGATCAACTGCGGGACCCTCAACGGGCCGAACGCGAAGTACGAGGTGGAACTCGCGAGGAACGGCCAGCACGGGTACCTGAGCTACCGCGCGTACAGGAGGACCAGCGGCAACCGGTACTCCTGGACCTCCTGGACGTCGGTGAGCATCGCGAACACCAACGGCGTGGCGTGGTTCGGGAGCCCCGTGGACCTCAAGGGCACGCTCGACGGCCAGCTCACGCTCGGCTGCGCGGGGAACGTCACCATCACTGACGACGTGCGGTACCGGAACTCGACGCCGGGCAGCGGCCCGAATCAGGGGTGCGATGACCTCCTCGGGATCTGCTCGGCGAAGAACGTCATCGTACAGGACAACGCGGCCAACCGGAACAACTGCGAGATCCACGCGCACATCATGGCGCTCGACAGCTCGTTCACCGCCGAGAACTACAACCGGGGGAGTCCGCGCGGCGACCTCATGGTCTACGGCGGGATCGCACAGAAGTCGTTCGGCGCCATCGGCACCTTCAGGCACAACGGCGGCGTCGTGTCCGGATACAACAAGCGCTACCACTTTGATCCCAGACTCGCGGGGCAGTCGCCGCCCGGCTATCCGGTGACGGGCGGGTACATTCTCGCGTCGTGGACGCGAGTGCAGGGTCAGCAGGGCTAGCGAAGGGAAGGACCGTGGCCGGTCGGGTGTCGGGAACCGCACAGGAGGGCGGGCGCGTGCCGGAGAACAGGCTGTCCTACGCCGGCAGGCGCTTCGGCACGCTCCTCGTCGAGTCGGGCATCGTCGACGAGGCGGGGCTCGCGAAGGCGCTCGAGCGTCAGCGCACGACCGGTGAGCGGCTGGGCGAGGCGCTCGTGGGTCTCGGGCTCGCGACCGAGCCCGAGATCGTCCGCGCGCTCTCCGAGCAGCTGGACATCCCCACGTTCAATCTCGCCCGCGTGACCGCCGTCGAGCCCGAGGTCATCCTCACGATCCCCGAGCACATGGCGCGTCATCACGTCGCGCTCGCCGTCGAGCTCGACGGGGGCGTTCTCACGGTCGCGATGGCGAACCCGCTCGACCTCGTCGCCATCGACGACATCCGCGTGGCCACCGGGAAGACCATCAAGCCCGAGGTGGGCTCCCGCAGCGAGATCGAAGAGGCCATCGCGACGGCGTACCGGAGCGCCACGGCCGGCCGGCACATGGAGGAGGTCATCGCCGGGGCGAAGCTCCAGCTCGAGACCGAGTCCGCGACGAGCGCGGGGGAGATGAACGAGGAGGAACTCCGGAACCGCGCCGAGGACGCGCCGATCGTCCGTCTCGTGAACCTCGTCCTGAGCCAGGCGCTCGCGGAGCGGGCGACCGACATTCACATCGAGCCGCTGCCCGACAGGACCGTGGTCCGCTACCGCGTGGACGGCATGCTGTATGACTCGGCCACGCCGCCCAAGGACTTCCACGAGGCCATCGTGGTGCGCATCAAGATCCTCTCGGACATGGACGTCTCCGAGCGGCGCGTGCCCCTCGACGGGCGCTTCACGCTCTCGTTCGACGGCCGCGCCGTGGACGTGCGCGTCTCCACGCTGCCCACCGTGTACGGCGAGAAGGTCGCGATGCGCCTTCTCGACAAGTCGGGCGGGACGGTGCGGCTCGAGGACCTCGGGTTCGAGCCCGAGATGCTCGAGACGTACTTGAGGGGCATCCGAAGGCCCTACGGGATGGTGCTCGTGAGCGGCCCGACCGGGTCGGGCAAGACGAGCACGCTCTACTCCGGGATGAAGGAGCTCGACCGCGTCGGCAAGAACATCACGACGCTCGAGGACCCGGTCGAGTACCACCTCGAGCGCATCAACCAGGTGACCATCAACCGGAAGGCCGGACTCACGTTCGGGACGGGCCTGCGGTCACTGCTCCGGCAGGACCCGGACGTCATCATGATCGGCGAGATCCGGGATCTCGAGACCGCCGAGCTCGCCGTCCGCTCGGCGCTCACCGGCCACCTCGTGCTCAGCACGGTGCACGCCAACGACGCGCCGGCGACGGCAACGAGGCTCGTGGACATCGGCATCGAGCCGTACCTCGTGGCGAGCGCCGTTCATCTCGTGATGGCGCAGCGCCTTGTCAGGAAGATCTGCCCGGACTGCGCGACGAAGTACGAGCCCGACCCCTCGGTTGTGCGCGCGCTCGGCGAGGCGGACCTTCGGGGGACGACGTTCCTGCAGGGCGCCGGCTGCAAGCAGTGCCGCGGGCGCGGCTTTCGGGGCCGCACGGCCGTGTTCGAGCTGCTCGACCTGTCGCCCGAGCTGGGCGACATGGTCATCGCGCGCGCGTCCGCGGACGCGGTCCGAAGGCGCGCCGTCGAGCTCGGGTTCGTCACGCTCCGGCAGAACGCGATCACGAAGGTGAAACAGGGCATCACGACCGTGGAAGAGGCCCTGAGCGTTTGCACCGAGCTCATCTGAGCCATCCCTGGGTGAGGTGACCACGTGGCACGATTCGAGTACGAAGCCAAGAGCACGCACGGCGCGAGGACCGCGAACGTCGTCTACGCGGAGTCGGCCGAGGCCGCCGTCGACGTGCTCCACCGCGACGGATACGTCGTGCTGTCGATCCGCGAGGCGAAGGAAGGCATCAAGGAGCGGCTCTCCGGAAGCCGCGTGCTCTTCGGGATGCCGGTCTCGACGGGCGTCGTCGCGCTCTTCACCAAGCAGCTCGCGGCCATGTTCAACGCCGGGCTCCCGGTCATCCGCGCCCTGTACGGCCTGGCGAGGGAGGAGCGGAACCGCGCTTTCTCGGACGCGCTGGTGCGCGTCGCCACCGACATCGAAAGCGGAGAGACGCTCTCCAACGCGATGGCGAAGCACGGGAGCGTGTTCTCGAAGGTGTACGTGAGCATGGTGCGCTCGGGCGAGCGCAGCGGAACGCTCGGCGTCATCCTCGGGCACCTCGTGAAGTACATGAACCGGACCGAGGCGATCAAGCGGAAGGTCAAGGCGGCGATGACCTACCCGATGTTCGTGGTCGGGTTCGCCGTCCTCGCGACGATCGTTCTCATGCTGCGCATCGTGCCGCTCATGGCGAACATCTACGACTCGCTGGGCGCCAACCTCCCCGGTCCGACCAAGATGGTGATCGCCGTGAGCCACGCGCTCGGCCGGCACTTCTGGCTGCTGCCCGTCCTGCTCCTTGCGCTCCTCATCGCGCACCGGGCGCTGCGGCGGACTCCGGCCGGCCGGCTCTCGCTCGACTCGTTCAAGCTGAGGATGCCCATCTTCGGGGCGATCATCCAGAAGGTCGTCATCGCGAAGTACCTGCGGACGCTGGGCGTGCTCGTCGAGAGCGGCCTGCCCATCATCGACGCGCTCGAGCTCGCGGGGGAGACCGCGGGCAACGAGGTCGTGGAGCGCGCGTCGCAGGACATCGCGCGGCACGTGTCGCGCGGCGCCGGGCTCTCGCTCGGGTTCCGCGCCGCGGGCATCTTCCCAGAGATCGTCGTTCAGATGATCACGACGGGCGAGGAGACGGGCCGTCTGGGCGAGATGCTCACGACGGTGTCGGACCACTACGACGACCAGGTCGAGGCGTCGGTCGAAGGCCTCGCCTCGCTCATCGAGCCGCTTCTCATCGTGATGGTCGGCGGGCTCATCGCGCTCATGCTGGTGGCGATGTTCCTGCCGGTGTTCCACCTGGGCGGGGCGATCCGCCAGTCGATGTGATGTGCGCCCGGCACAGGGGACCGGGCGGGATGCGAGTGGCTGTGAGGACCGTCGGTTGAGGCATGCATCGGAGCCTGAAAGGAGGTGAACAAATGAGGCTTCTCAGAAACCGCAAGGGTTTCACGCTGATCGAGCTCATGGTCGTCGTGATCATCGTCCTCGTGCTCGCCGGCATCGCTGTGCCTGTGTACATGCACTACATCCAGGAGAGCAGGAAGAGCGAGGCGTACGCGGTGATCGACGCGACCGTGGCGGGCGCGCTCACGTACTTCCAGCGCAACAACACGTACGTGGGCGGCACGACCACGAACTTCATGGTGGCCGACGACATGGCGAACGCGCGGTACTTCACGTACGCGCTGTCGGGCCAGGCGGCGACCGGGTTCGTCGTGACCGCGTCGGTGACAGGTGGCTGGGGCCCCGCCACGGGCCGGATCATCTGGACGCACGCGGGCGCGAACGCCGCGAACGGCAACGCAGGATCGGGCTCGTTCTCGGAGACCGGTTGGTAGGCTTGTGGGGGCCGGGGCCTTCGGGCCCCGGCCCCGTCAGCCGCCCCGCGCTGCGGGGCGCAGCGAGAGGGACTCGATGAGGATCCAGAGGGAAGCCGGCATGAGCCTGATTGAGGTCATGGTCGCCGTGATCGTGTTCTCAATAGCCATCGTCTTCGTCTACCAGATGTTCTGGAGCGGAGGCTCGCGCGTGTACCAGGAAGGCGAGCGACGGGTGGCTCTCAAGATGGCGGAGCGCAAGATCGAGGAGCTCAAGTACGCCGGCTACGCCTCCACGGGGTCCGACGCCGACTGGACGAGCGTGCACATGGGCGTGGGCTCGCACCCGACGAACCCCGCGGTCGTCCTGGACGACATGGGCACGGTGACCACGGTGGACGATCTCACCGGCTCGATGCAGTGGGCCGTGCGCGAGACCACCTGGGCGTCCATGGGCGTGACGGTGCGGGCGAAGATCGTGAACCTCAGGCTGGCGTGGCCGCAGGGTGCGCCCCGCGACCGGGTCCGGCTCGTCACGCTGGTGGGGGAGTGAACCGATGAACCTGCGCCGCTCATTCCGCGCGCCCGGCGGTCGGCGGGAGGCCGGCCTCACGCTGGTCGAGCTCACGATCGCCGGCGTCGCCTCGTCGGTCGTGGCGCTCGCGGTCATCGCGATGTACCTGTCCTCCATGCAGGCGTGGGGCACGGCGGGCTCGCGGCTGGCCCTCCAGCGCGGCGCCGACCACGCGGTCGAGCGCATCCTGGGCGACATCAGGAGAGGCAGCCGCGTCGTGATCGGCGGAGGCGGAAGCTCCATGTCCGTCTACCGCGTGACGGCTGCCGGGGACAGCCTCATGGTCTCGTACTCGCTCGTGAACGGCGAGCTCAGGAACTCCGCTGGCGTCGTGCTCGTGGACAAGGTGACGGCGCTGCAGTTCTCGTCCGGAAACGGCGTGAAGGTCGGCATCGTGCTCGACCTCTACGACAACAGAGGAACGACCGGCGTGACCGGTGACGACATGAGCATCCGCGTCACCTCGACCGCCGTCTGTCGGAACCAGTCCCTGTATTGAGCTGAAGGAGGGGGCCGTGTTCGGTGGGTTGGGCAATGCCGTCGTGGGGCTGGACGTCGGCTCGACGAGCGTGAAGGCCGTCCGCCTGTCTCACGGGCGCGGAGGGACCAGACTGCTCGGGGCCGCGGTCGAGGAGATCAAGCCGGCCGGCACGTCGGGCAACGGCGCCGCGGCCGCGAAGCTCGCTGCCGTGAAGGCGGCCCTCGCCGGGTGTGGTTTGGAGCACCCTGAGGGCGTTCCCGTCGTGACCGCCGTGAGCGGTCCCGGCGTGAGCATCAAGCACGTGAGCTTTCCCTCGATGCCCAAGCAGGAGCTCGCGGAGTCCATCAGGTGGGAGGCCCGGCGGCACGTGCCGTTCGGCGCCGCGGAGTTCATCCTGGACTTCCAGGTGCTCGACGGGGCGTCGAAGGCCGGCGACGACGAAGCGCAGATGAGGGTGCTGCTGACGGCGGTGGAGCGCACGCTCGTCGACGAACACGTCGCGTTCCTCTCGTCGGTCGGGCTCGAAGTGGACACCGTGGACCTCGTGCCGCTCGCCATCCTCAACGAGGCCGACGAGGAGGGGCTCCTTGGCGAGCAGGCCGTCGCCGTCGGCGACCTCGGGGAGACCGCTCTCAACCTCGGTATCTACAAGCGCGGGGGGCTCCTCTTCGCGAGGACGGTCCCGCTGATCGCCGGCTCGGGCGGCAAGGCACCGGCCAAGCCGTGGCTCGAGACGGCGGTCCAGGAGGCGCGCCGCTCGCTCACGTTCTATCACAACGAGTCCGGGCGCGAGACCATCGGCAGGATCTACCTCTCCGGCGGCCGCTCGCTCTGCAAGGACGTCGCCGGGGCGTTTCAGCAGGCGACCGGCATCGAGACCGCTCTCCTGGACCCGCTGGCCAAGCTCGCCTCCGCGGGTCAGGACGTCGCACCGCTGCGGCCGCAGGGCGCGAGGTTCGCCCTCGCCGCGGGTCTTGCCAGGAGGAGGTCGTAGCCGTGCTGTTCAGGATCAACATGTACCCGGCCGGCAGGGAGCGGAGGGCGGAAGCCGAGCGCAGGGTGAGGCGGTTCGCCGGCCTGGCCGTCGTGATCGCGACGAACGCGGCCCTGGTCGTGCTGTTCCTTGTCTCGCTGCGGCTGTCCAACCAGGCGGCCGCGGTCGGCGAGACGCGGCTGCGCGCCTCCGAGAACGCGATCACGGCGATCCTCAGCGAGCAGGGCGGCGCGATGACGCGCGAGGACCTCGAGCTCGTCAGGATGCGCGCGGCGCAGGTGCGGTGGAGCCGCGTGCTTCAGTCCATCTCGGAGGCCACGCCGAGCGAGATCACGCTGTCGCGGATCAAGCTCGCCGAGGGCGCCACGCCGGGATCGCAGATGAGGACGCCCGGGCTCCGGCTCACGGGCAGACTCAAGGCGGCAAGCGAGCAGGCCGGCCTCACGGCGCTCATGAGGTTCCTCGGCTCGCTCAGGGACGACGAGTACTTCGGGCGCCACTTCCACGATCCGAAGCTCATCGACTCCACGTGGCTGCGGGACGAGGCGGGCAACGTGCTGGAGTTCGACGTCTTCTGTCCGGCGGAGGGCGCCCTGCAGCTCTCCGAAGGCGCGGGGGCGGCCGAGCCTACGGGGCCCCACCCGGACGAGGTGCAGAGGGTCGGGCCGGGCGACGTCGGGGCCGGCGGAACGGGAGGAGCCCATGAAGGCTCGCTTTAGACCCGAGATCGTCGTCGCGCTGGCCGTGATGCTGACGCTCATCGTGGCGGACGCGAAGGTGGCACGGCCGCGCCGCGTCGCCGCCGCGGAGGCACGCCAGCGCGTCGAGCAGTACGAGCAGGAGCTGCGCTACCTCGCGAGCCACTCTCACGAACTCGCGAAGGTCGGGCAGTTCCTGCCCCAGCCGCTCGACGAGAACGCGAGGGGCGACGAGCGGTTCCTGTCCGGCGTGAGCGCCGAGGCGAAGCGGCTCAACCTCGCCTTCACGAAGGTGGAGCCCGCCGGCGAGCAGCCCTTCGGAAACTACGTGATGCGTCGCTACAAGCTGCAGTTCGAGGGAAACTACCAGGGGTTCGCGTCGCTTCTGCGAGCTCTGGAGACCACACCGGACATCGTGACGGTCGTCGGGCTCGAGTGCGTCTCGCGGGAGGCCATCGGCGCCTCGCGTCATCGTGCCACGCTTGAGGTATCCGTCATCGGGCGCTAGTTCGGCCCGCACGAGGGGAATGACATGAAGGACAGAACGAGGCTCTTCATCGCGGTCATCGTCGCTGCGATCGCCGTCTCCGCCTACGTCGGCGGGAAGGCCATCGTGGGCGCGTCCGCGTCGCTTCGCGGGCCCGACGGGGAACGCGCCGTCGCTCCCGGCGAGATCGAGAGCACGGGGAACCAGGCCGCGGAGCTTCTCGCCGGCATCGGCGGCGCCGAAGGCGGCCGGACGGCGGTCGACATCAAGCGCGACCCGCTGTCGCCGTACACCGGCCCGCCGCCCAAGGCCGCGGCTGGGACTCCGGCGCCCAGCAGGGCCGAGGCGAAGCAGGCACTGCCGGCGTACACGGTGACGGCGCTGTTCCTTGACGACAACCCGACCGCCATCCTGAGCGCGGGCGGGAACCGGACGATCGTCCACGTCGGCGACACGGTGGACGGCGTCCGCGTCACGGCGATCAACGACAGCGGAGTCACGGTCGAGGGTGCCGGCGGCACCCGGACCTATCCCTATCGCGCAACCCGATAGCGAGGAGGAAGCAACGTGAGAGCCCTTCTGTTTGCACTGGTCGTGGCGCTGCTCGTCGCCGCGCCGACGCAGGACATGCGGGCGGTGGATCCCGGGCAGCGGCTGGTGACGATGCACGCGGCGAACACGCGACTGGCCGACGTGCTCGACATCCTGTCGCAGAAGAGCGGCCTCAACATCGTGGCCGCCGCGGACGTCGAGGACAAGCTCGTGTCGATCAACCTCCGGGAGACGCCCGTCGAGGAGGCGCTGAACCTCATCGTGAGGGCGGCGGGGCTCGGCTACGAGAAGATCGGGAACTCGGTGCTCGTCGCCGAGAGCACCGCGCTCCAGCAGGAGACGGGCCTTGCGACGTACGTGATCCCGCTGCAGTTCGCGGACGCCTTCGAGCTCGTGCCCGTCGTCGAGAAGATGGTCGAGAAGGTCGCGGCCGACCCGGGCGGCAACCGGCTCGTCGTCGTCGCGACGCCGGC of Candidatus Effluviviaceae Genus I sp. contains these proteins:
- a CDS encoding prepilin-type N-terminal cleavage/methylation domain-containing protein — translated: MRLLRNRKGFTLIELMVVVIIVLVLAGIAVPVYMHYIQESRKSEAYAVIDATVAGALTYFQRNNTYVGGTTTNFMVADDMANARYFTYALSGQAATGFVVTASVTGGWGPATGRIIWTHAGANAANGNAGSGSFSETGW
- the pilO gene encoding type 4a pilus biogenesis protein PilO; this encodes MKARFRPEIVVALAVMLTLIVADAKVARPRRVAAAEARQRVEQYEQELRYLASHSHELAKVGQFLPQPLDENARGDERFLSGVSAEAKRLNLAFTKVEPAGEQPFGNYVMRRYKLQFEGNYQGFASLLRALETTPDIVTVVGLECVSREAIGASRHRATLEVSVIGR
- the tadA gene encoding Flp pilus assembly complex ATPase component TadA, with protein sequence MPENRLSYAGRRFGTLLVESGIVDEAGLAKALERQRTTGERLGEALVGLGLATEPEIVRALSEQLDIPTFNLARVTAVEPEVILTIPEHMARHHVALAVELDGGVLTVAMANPLDLVAIDDIRVATGKTIKPEVGSRSEIEEAIATAYRSATAGRHMEEVIAGAKLQLETESATSAGEMNEEELRNRAEDAPIVRLVNLVLSQALAERATDIHIEPLPDRTVVRYRVDGMLYDSATPPKDFHEAIVVRIKILSDMDVSERRVPLDGRFTLSFDGRAVDVRVSTLPTVYGEKVAMRLLDKSGGTVRLEDLGFEPEMLETYLRGIRRPYGMVLVSGPTGSGKTSTLYSGMKELDRVGKNITTLEDPVEYHLERINQVTINRKAGLTFGTGLRSLLRQDPDVIMIGEIRDLETAELAVRSALTGHLVLSTVHANDAPATATRLVDIGIEPYLVASAVHLVMAQRLVRKICPDCATKYEPDPSVVRALGEADLRGTTFLQGAGCKQCRGRGFRGRTAVFELLDLSPELGDMVIARASADAVRRRAVELGFVTLRQNAITKVKQGITTVEEALSVCTELI
- a CDS encoding type II secretion system F family protein, translating into MARFEYEAKSTHGARTANVVYAESAEAAVDVLHRDGYVVLSIREAKEGIKERLSGSRVLFGMPVSTGVVALFTKQLAAMFNAGLPVIRALYGLAREERNRAFSDALVRVATDIESGETLSNAMAKHGSVFSKVYVSMVRSGERSGTLGVILGHLVKYMNRTEAIKRKVKAAMTYPMFVVGFAVLATIVLMLRIVPLMANIYDSLGANLPGPTKMVIAVSHALGRHFWLLPVLLLALLIAHRALRRTPAGRLSLDSFKLRMPIFGAIIQKVVIAKYLRTLGVLVESGLPIIDALELAGETAGNEVVERASQDIARHVSRGAGLSLGFRAAGIFPEIVVQMITTGEETGRLGEMLTTVSDHYDDQVEASVEGLASLIEPLLIVMVGGLIALMLVAMFLPVFHLGGAIRQSM
- a CDS encoding type II secretion system protein; this translates as MRIQREAGMSLIEVMVAVIVFSIAIVFVYQMFWSGGSRVYQEGERRVALKMAERKIEELKYAGYASTGSDADWTSVHMGVGSHPTNPAVVLDDMGTVTTVDDLTGSMQWAVRETTWASMGVTVRAKIVNLRLAWPQGAPRDRVRLVTLVGE
- the pilM gene encoding pilus assembly protein PilM; this translates as MFGGLGNAVVGLDVGSTSVKAVRLSHGRGGTRLLGAAVEEIKPAGTSGNGAAAAKLAAVKAALAGCGLEHPEGVPVVTAVSGPGVSIKHVSFPSMPKQELAESIRWEARRHVPFGAAEFILDFQVLDGASKAGDDEAQMRVLLTAVERTLVDEHVAFLSSVGLEVDTVDLVPLAILNEADEEGLLGEQAVAVGDLGETALNLGIYKRGGLLFARTVPLIAGSGGKAPAKPWLETAVQEARRSLTFYHNESGRETIGRIYLSGGRSLCKDVAGAFQQATGIETALLDPLAKLASAGQDVAPLRPQGARFALAAGLARRRS